ATGCGTCAGCACTGTCCAGCTCGCCCTGAAGTACCTTGATTGGCAAGCGCAGGAACACCATATTCTGATCGTCTAATGCTCGGTCAAAGTACCCTTGCTCGTAATCCCAATTCGCCAGCGTAAAGTTCGGCTGGAGCGTTTCACGAAAATAGCCAAACGTCCCTTTGGTTCCAGGCAAGCTGCTTTGTATCGGTTTCATCGCCCATCCCTGCCTTTCCAGATTCTGATTGTAGTGTGCGACAAAGCAGGCGGTTGTACTCACCTGATCAACCCGTAAAAGAAAACAACAAAAAAACAACAAGTCCCCGAACCAAAAAAGGTTGGCAGAGACTTGTTGAAAGGCTTGCATTTAGAGCAGGGCGATGGTGAGCAAGGTAAATAGCGCCAAAGGAATGATCTTGCGGCCGTTTCCGCAAGCGCGTCTTCTTCTTTTCGGTGCTGGAACGATGACTGCTGCTTTTGGCGGTGGTGGCGGAGGTGGTGGAAAGAAAGGAAAGCACGGAACTGGCGGCGGGAATGGTGGAAATGGCGGGAACGGAGAGAGATAGGGATTTTGGCCACTAAAAGGGCTGACTTGGCTGAACGGCGACTTCTCCGTGTGATAAGGGCTGACCTGGCTATACGGCGATTTCCCAGTGTGATAAGGGCTGACCTGGCTAAATGGTGCATTCTCATTACCATAAGGATAGCCTGTTGG
This is a stretch of genomic DNA from Brevibacillus choshinensis. It encodes these proteins:
- a CDS encoding YugN family protein, which gives rise to MKPIQSSLPGTKGTFGYFRETLQPNFTLANWDYEQGYFDRALDDQNMVFLRLPIKVLQGELDSADAWIELGHPFVLKHVYQTGVEQDIGYYEPLASSAMNQFQEPLDKDAEVDSRWMRKAEAIVKELENRLA